The Gemmatimonadaceae bacterium DNA segment CCGACGGCCGCGTCAGCGGCAGCGCCATCGTGGAGGTCGAGAACCTCGCCCATCTCGAGCGCATCATCAAGGCGGCGCGGCGGGTGAAGGGCGTGAGCGAGGTGGCGCGGCGGGAGCGCCTGTCGGCGGACGAGGACTGACGCTTTGGTGCGCTCCGGCGGAACGGACTGACGCTCCGGTGCGCTCCGGCGGAACGGACTGACGCTCCGGTGCGCTCCGGCGGAACGGACTGACGCTCCGGTGTGCCGGCGGGTTCCGGCGTACGCGCTACGCGGCCTGACCGCTTCGCGCACGGCCGCTACGCGCGCACGCCGGAGCCCGCCGCTCGGTTAACTTTCCGGCTGGCCCGAACGCAGATATGCGCACGCAGCACGCTTCCGTCCTCCGTCCTCCGTCTTCAGTCCCGAGCCCCCAATGCACAGCGCCCTCCTCCACAGCCACAACCTCCTTCGCTGGGTGGTGCTCGTCCTCGGCGTGCTGGCCGTTGCGCGCGCCGTCGCCGGCCTCGGCGGCACGCTGTCCTACGACCGCGCCCGGCGCGCCACCGCGATGTTTATGGGCAGCGTGCACCTCCAACTCCTGCTCGGCCTGCTGCTCCTGATGCAGAGCCCGCTCGTGAAGGCCGCGATGCGCGATATGGAGATGACGATGAAGGACGCTGCCCTGCGCAAGGTGGTCGTGGAACACCCCACCCTGATGGTGATCGCGGCCATCGTCGTCACGATCGGGGCCATCGCCGCCAAGAACCAGAAGACCGATGCCGCGCGCCACAAGTTCGGCGCGATCGCGATGACGGTCACGATGCTCATCATCCTGGCCGGCATTCCCTGGCAGCGCGCGCTGTTCCCGGGGATGTAATGAGGACGGATGACGAATGACGGACGCGACCAGCATCCGTCATCCGTCTTCCGTCCACTATCCGCATGGCCGTCTTCGACCTCAAAGCCCCCTTCTCGCCTGCTGGCGACCAGCCCCGCGCCATCGCGGAGCTGGTGGCCGGGCTGCGCCGTGGGGACCGCTTCCAGACGCTGCTCGGCGTGACCGGCTCGGGCAAGACGATGACGATGGCGAACGTCATCGCGCAGTGGGGGCGCCCCGCCCTGGTGCTCTCGCACAACAAGACGCTGGCGGCGCAGCTCTATGGCGAGCTCAAGGGCTTCTTCCCGAACAACGCGGTCGAGTACTTCGTCTCGTACTACGACTACTTCCAGCCCGAGGCCTACGTCCCGTCCTCGGATACGTACATCGAGAAGGATTCCTCGATCAACGAAGACATCGACCGGCTGCGGCTACGCGCCACGTCCAGCCTGATGGAGCGCGAGGACGTCGTCATCGTCGCGACGGTGTCGGCGATCTACGGCCTCGGCGACCCGGAGACGTACCGCACGAATATGGTGCAGTTGCACGTCGGACAGTCCATCGCCCGCGACGACATCCTCAAGGCGCTGGTGGCGATCCAGTACGGGCGCAACGACGTGGCCTTCGACCGCGGCACCTTCCGCGTGCGTGGCGACACGGTCGAGATTCTGCCGGCCTACGAGGAGCAGGCGGTGCGCATCGAGATGTTCGGCGACGAGATCGAGAAGATCAGCAAGATCGATCCGCTCACCGGCCAGACCATCGCGACGCTGCAGCGCACGGCCGTGTACCCGGCCAAGCACTTCGTGACCGACCGGCCGACGATCAAGCGCGCGGTGCAGGAGATCCGCGCCGAGCTGGCGGAGCGCCTCGCGGTGCTGAAGGAGGCGGGCAAGCTGCTCGAGGCGCAGCGGCTGGAGAGCCGCACGAACTTCGACATCGAGATGCTGCTGGAGATCGGCACCTGCCCGGGCATCGAGAATTACTCGCGCATCATCGCCGGGCGCCCGCCGGGCGCGCGGCCGGCGGTGCTCTTCGACTACTTCCCGGACGACTTCCTCGTGCTGGTGGACGAGTCGCACGTGACGCTCTCGCAGATCGGCGCGATGTTCAACGGCGACCGTGCGCGCAAGACGACCTTGGTTGAGTACGGCTTCCGCCTGCCCAGCGCGCTGGACAACCGGCCGCTGATGTTCGACGAGTTCCTCGGGCTGACGCCGCGGGCGATCAACGTGAGCGCCACGCCCGGCGACCTCGAACTCAAGCTCAGCGACGGCGTCGTGGTGGAGCAGGTGATCCGGCCCACCGGCCTCGTTGACCCGACGATCGAGATCCGGCCGGTGAAGGGGCAGGTGGACGACCTCCTGCACGAGATCCGTCTCCGTGAGCGCAAGGGCGAGCGCGTGCTCGTCACGACCCTGACGAAGCGGATGGCCGAGGACCTCGCGGACTACCTGTCGCAGGTCGGCGTGCGCGTGCGGTATATGCACGCGGACATCGATACGATCGAGCGAATGGAGATCGTGCGCGGCCTGCGCCTCGGCGAGTTCGACGTGCTCATCGGCATCAACCTGCTGCGCGAAGGCCTGGACCTGCCGGAAGTGTCGCTGGTGGCGATCCTCGATGCGGACCAGGAAGGCTTCCTGCGCTCGGACCGTTCGCTGATCCAGACGGTGGGCCGCGCGGCGCGGCACGTCGAGGGCAAGGCGATCTTCTACGCCGACCGCATCACCGGCTCGATGCAGCGCTGCCTCGACGAGACGGCGCGTCGC contains these protein-coding regions:
- the uvrB gene encoding excinuclease ABC subunit UvrB; the encoded protein is MAVFDLKAPFSPAGDQPRAIAELVAGLRRGDRFQTLLGVTGSGKTMTMANVIAQWGRPALVLSHNKTLAAQLYGELKGFFPNNAVEYFVSYYDYFQPEAYVPSSDTYIEKDSSINEDIDRLRLRATSSLMEREDVVIVATVSAIYGLGDPETYRTNMVQLHVGQSIARDDILKALVAIQYGRNDVAFDRGTFRVRGDTVEILPAYEEQAVRIEMFGDEIEKISKIDPLTGQTIATLQRTAVYPAKHFVTDRPTIKRAVQEIRAELAERLAVLKEAGKLLEAQRLESRTNFDIEMLLEIGTCPGIENYSRIIAGRPPGARPAVLFDYFPDDFLVLVDESHVTLSQIGAMFNGDRARKTTLVEYGFRLPSALDNRPLMFDEFLGLTPRAINVSATPGDLELKLSDGVVVEQVIRPTGLVDPTIEIRPVKGQVDDLLHEIRLRERKGERVLVTTLTKRMAEDLADYLSQVGVRVRYMHADIDTIERMEIVRGLRLGEFDVLIGINLLREGLDLPEVSLVAILDADQEGFLRSDRSLIQTVGRAARHVEGKAIFYADRITGSMQRCLDETARRRAAQEAFNREHGITPAGVHKSLDQVRFSTRVADAREGSEQRDADRSRGKKQKKVAEAQRAYGTDDLPGLVARLEDEMRSAAKNLDFETAARLRDELFDLKVAMGEGAAKGARAKR